A stretch of DNA from Fibrobacter sp. UWB11:
TTCATTCATGAGAAAATCAATGGACTTATTTTCTTCTGCCGATGATTTTGCAAGCAGGTTACTGCCAAGTTCACTGCATGACTTCGATTCTTTGTAATCGGTTGTTTTACCTTTTACAGCCGATGTATTCGACGGAACACTGACTAATGAATTGTCAGCGTTAGAGTCTTCGGAGCAAGCGGTTAACAGCCCGAAACTAACGGCTATAGCGGATAAAACGAGCAGAAGGGTTTTCATGTTCATGAATTCTCAAAAAGTTACTTGGCGATATCAATATAACTTTTTTAAAGTAATATGAGCAAAAAGCCCCGAACCGTTGTGGTTCAGGGCCTTGTGAGTGAGGAGGAATGGTTTTATGGATCCTATCGGGCTTCGCCCTCCAGGATGACAATTGCGTGGATCCTCGACTTCGCTACGCTGCGCTCAGGATGACAATTGTGTATGGTGATCCCGTCCCGGCACAAGGCCGGGATGACATAAAGTGCGGGGTGACAAGCTTAACGGACAGTGAGTTTCATGGTCTTTTGCATGGAGCCGCTCTTGACGATGGCAAAGTACATGCCCGGCGCAAGAGGAGCGCCAACGCCAAATTCGGCGAGACCTTCACCGTGGCCGCGTTGCGAGCCAATGAACTTGCCGTTCACACCGACGAGATGGACAACGTAATCGTTTGCGGGAGCGTTTACCATCAAGGCAATGGATGCGTGAGAGTACGGCACGCGGCTTACGGAAAGCGAAGCATTATGCATTTTGGCCTGCGGGAGTGCCGTCGGATCAGCCTTCAAATTATACCAGTCCACATTGCAGAGGTACGTATCTTCGCCAGTGTACGTGAACGTGAGCTTTTGCTTGCCCGCCGGAAGCGTAATCTTCGTAGAAGATTCATACCAGTCGTTCCATCCCTTAGACTTTGCGGGGTCCACAGAGAGCGTTCCGAGAATCTTGCCCGTAGAATCCGTGACCGTGATGACACTTTCTTTTTCGGAGCCTGTTGCAACGCGACCCGTCAAGACGTAGCTACCTGCAGCCGGGACATTTATGTAGTACTGAGTCCAATCGCCATCGTTAATCCAACCAATGTTCGGAGTGCCAAGAGAATCTTCTTCGATTTGCACGCCGTCCATAGCCACATAGTTTTCAGCCTGAATCTTGTCCGTAATTTCAAGCGGTTCGAACGGAGCGTTCGTCACCTTGAGATTGCCATCGAATTCATAGACCTTACCAGCAACAGTTGCGGTAGAGTACTTGTTTGTACCCGAAACAACGTTCAGCGTGCTACCGACGAGAGATTTTATTGCAACATAGGTCAGCTTGCCGCCCTTCCATGCCATGGAATCGATTTCGAAACCACCGCGAGCGCGAATGCCCTTAACCGTTCCGTTTGCCCACTGCGACGGGAGTGCCGGAAGAAGATTGATTCTGTTGTTGTGGCTCTGCATAAGCATTTCGTTCACGCCAGAGACTGCACCGAAGTTACCATCAATCTGGAACGGCGGATGCGCATCGAACAAGTTATTGTAAGTCTTGCTCGGCGTGAGAAGCATGCGAATCATTCTGTAAGCATGGTCGCCATCGTGCATACGTGCCCAGAAGTTAATCTTCCAAGCGAGAGACCAACCGGTAGCATCGTCGCCACGCTGCTGAAGCGTAACGCCTGCGCCCTTGATCAAGTCTGGAGTTTCTTCAGGGGTAATCTGAGCGCTCGGGAAAAGGCCGTACAAGTGAGAAATGTGACGATTCTTGTTGTTCGGATCATCCCAATCTTGGAGCCATTCCGTAATTTGTCCGTACTTACCCGTCTTTGTCGGTGGGAGGCGCTTGACGGTTGCTTCCATCTTGGCACGGACATCTTCGTCAACGCCGAGAATCTTGGAAGCTTCAATCGTGTAGTTCAGCACATCGCGGATAATCTGGTTGTCCATCGTCGGACCAAAGCAAACGTTATAGCCACCATGGTCATTTTCCGGGGAATCGCTCGGAGCGGTGACTAAATACTTGTTGCCCGTAGTCGGTTCTTCGACGAGGCTGTTCACGAAGAAGAGTGCGGCACCCTTCATCGTCGGGTAAACATCCTTGAGGTATTCCTTGTCGGTCGGATTGTAGAGGAAGTGTTCCCAAAGGTGCGTGCTGAGCCAACCAGCGCCACTCGGCCAAAGTCCCCACGCACCGTCAATCGGAGCAGAGCGGTTCCAAAGGTCGGTATTGTGGTGTTCTACCCAGCCTTCATTTACGCCCCAGTGCACCTTGGCGGTCTTTTCGCCCTGCGGGACCATGGACTTGATTTTGT
This window harbors:
- a CDS encoding glycoside hydrolase N-terminal domain-containing protein translates to MLKTKKSFASRILGTAAIACAVGFSSAVATTDNPLTLWYNSDAGTEFTNALPIGNGYMGGLIYGGVEKDYIGLNESTVWSGGPGDNNKQGAASHLKDARDALWRGDYRTAESIVSQYMIGPGPASFQPVGDLVISTSHKGSSNYRRELDLKTAIAKTTYTVGGVKHTREYFASYPDHVIVVHLSADKDGSVSFGATMTTPHRNNKMSNSGNTLIYDVTVNSIKFQNRLNVFTDGGTVSVSNGNINVQGANSATLVLTTATNFKSYNDVSGDPGAIASDIMSKVAKKSYEDLLAAHLKDYQTIFNRVKLDLGTADKSAGDITSTRVKNFNSTNDPSLVELHYQYGRYLLIASSRKGGQPANLQGIWNKDTNPIWGSKYTTNINLEMNYWPAESGNLDECVWPLIDKIKSMVPQGEKTAKVHWGVNEGWVEHHNTDLWNRSAPIDGAWGLWPSGAGWLSTHLWEHFLYNPTDKEYLKDVYPTMKGAALFFVNSLVEEPTTGNKYLVTAPSDSPENDHGGYNVCFGPTMDNQIIRDVLNYTIEASKILGVDEDVRAKMEATVKRLPPTKTGKYGQITEWLQDWDDPNNKNRHISHLYGLFPSAQITPEETPDLIKGAGVTLQQRGDDATGWSLAWKINFWARMHDGDHAYRMIRMLLTPSKTYNNLFDAHPPFQIDGNFGAVSGVNEMLMQSHNNRINLLPALPSQWANGTVKGIRARGGFEIDSMAWKGGKLTYVAIKSLVGSTLNVVSGTNKYSTATVAGKVYEFDGNLKVTNAPFEPLEITDKIQAENYVAMDGVQIEEDSLGTPNIGWINDGDWTQYYINVPAAGSYVLTGRVATGSEKESVITVTDSTGKILGTLSVDPAKSKGWNDWYESSTKITLPAGKQKLTFTYTGEDTYLCNVDWYNLKADPTALPQAKMHNASLSVSRVPYSHASIALMVNAPANDYVVHLVGVNGKFIGSQRGHGEGLAEFGVGAPLAPGMYFAIVKSGSMQKTMKLTVR